cccagacctatactcctacatttaccccttcacctaacactacgggcaatttagcatggccaattcacctaatttatgcatttttggattgtgggaggaaaccggagcacgcggaggaaacctacacagacacggggagaatgtgcaaactccacacagagagtcgcctgaggcgggaattgaacctgggtctctggcgctgtgaggcaggagtgctaaccactgtgccacccacatttgGTGAATTGGTTGGGAGGAGGACAACGAGAATATTTAATCAGGTGGCAGTGTTACAGACAGGGAGCCCACCATCTTCCAGCCTACATCCTGATTAAATCCATATCAAGAAAATCAGCTTCCTGCCCACTGCCAGCTAAGGACCTTAACTGGCCAATTAACACTCATCAGTAAGGCCCTCATTAAACTGACACagataaccaggagatttagaatctcctcagaaaGGGAAAAAAACTGACACTGATACTAACCTCGTGGCCATTGCACAacataaaattagattagattacctacagtgtggaaacaggcccttcagtccaacaggtccacatcgaccctccaaagagcaactcacccagagccattcccctacatctaatactaaagtcaatttagcatggccaattcatctaatctgcacatctttggactgtgggaagaaacccacgcagacatggggagaatgcacaaactccacacagagagttgcccgaggcaggaattgaacccgggtctctgatgctgtgaggcagcagtgctaactgctgtgccaccatgccaccctagcaAAGCCATACATAGTTGTTTGTTGGAGGATGGAATAGGGGCATTGGGGCTGTGTTCACTTCTTCAAACACACTCAGTACATGAAGGAGGAATTCAGAATTGGGAATAGGGTGCCTGCTGAGAGCCACCAATATCCTTTCTGTTGAAAGCCTTCATCCCACCTTCTTTACCCATCATTCCAACCTGAGCCTCTCCCATTTGTAGCTTGAATCCATCCACAATCCTGATTTTTGGATTGGTGTTGCGCCATCTGCAACCTTGGTCTCCTAAGGAGCATTGCCACTCAATGACTGATTAGCTGGCAGATCTTGGCAGGTAATCTTCTCTGTTCCTGGGTTCCTTGAACTCATGGAAAGCATGTGGCACTTAAGTTGAGGGGCCTTCACAAAGATTTAATGCAGGGTTCTCGATGGCTCTCCAGTCAGTGGATGACACCCCTCCTGACTATTAAATACCACCTGATGAACTGCAATTACATTCATAATTTAGAGCGTACAAGTCAGAGATGCATTAGTTTACAAAAGCTTTTCTTTCTATTCTATATGGTGTTTGAGGTCTGCCCATAGTGGATTGTGGGTAAATGGCTGTGCCAGTGTCAGAATGTGTATGAAAGGCATTGAGCTGGCATTGAGGGTGTTAGGGGTCATGTGGGTGCTACTAGAATGAATGAGAGGCCAAGAGGTGTAAAGGCCTAACAGTTTCTCAAACAACTGGCACAAATTCCCAGAGAACTGGGGTAGGCCTTTTAAATAGCCCACCTTAGCTCCCCTCTATCCCTGTGCCACCTAGTCCTTGAGATTCCAAGTCAATGGCCCTGACTCCATTCTGTACCTGACTTCCTGCTAGCGTTGCAGAGAGTTCCATGTGATTTAGGTTACTTTTTTACAGAGACAGGCTTGACAAGTCTTTTCCTCACTACCCACTTCCGTAGCCAAACTCCAACTCTTTATATATCCCTATTTTGGTTACCAAAGGTGGAATATAGAGAGAAGTCATCTCTGTATATTTTCCTGCAGAAACTATTAAGATTTCTGtgtcctcctccatctccaccacTGTGCTTTCAACTGTATGTACATCTCCTCTGCCAGAAATCAAAACCCAATCTAAATCAGAATGTATATCTTTAAAATGCTGATTCCATTATTTCTCCATACATTGATCCAAGTAGCAGCTGCCACTGACCACACATCACCTCAGAACTATAATTGAGTTCAACCCCTCATGAATTGACATGAGTGATTGACTGGTTAAGGTTTAAGTTGTTTGACTGCAATACATTTCCAATTGATCAAATAAAGTCACAGTAAAGGTCAAACTAGATTTGCAATTATATCTTCTTTTGGCATTGCATGATTTTGTGTTAAGTCAGCTGTGATATTAAGTTTTTTAGTTATACAGGTTGTTTGGTTCAAAACTTATTAATTAAGAATGTGAAATGTATTTTATTCAATGTTTAACATGATCAGTCTGATAAGAATTAGCAGATTAGTGAACTAGTTAAAATATTCTCTTCATAGTCAGAATAATTCAGTGGTCTCAAGGGAATAAAATAACACCAGTGAAGTTAAACTATCAGTCCCTGAGACACCTTTGATAGCAGATGGCATAGATAGATCTCAGATATAGTCACCAACATTTGTATTGTTGTGTAGTCACTTTTTTTCAGAAAAGGTGCAAGTTCTTTCAAAGAACGTGCAtgtatgtttactttagcgatggaaagggacaggtatataccacaggacaagagttatagctgggagaaaggcaattatgaggcaaataggcaagatttaggatgcatagaatggggaaggaaactgcaggagataggcacaattgaaatgtgaagcttgttcaaggaatagctactgtgtGTCTTTGATTAGCTACAGAGCTGGGttcagaaatagcaaatggagtttaatgtggaaaagtgtgagatgattcactttggaaggagtaacaggaatacagagtactgggctaatggtaagattcttggtagtgtggatgagcagagagaacttggtgtccatgtgcatagatccctgaaagttgccatgtaggttgatagagttgtttagaaggcatacggtgtgttaggctttattggtggagggattgagtttcggagtcaagaggtcatgttgcagctgtgcaaaatgctggtgcggccacacttggattattgcgtacagttctggtggctgcttatacgaaggatgtggaagcattggaaagcgtgcagaagagatttaccaagatgttgcctggtatggagggaaggtcttatgaggaaaggctgaggggtgaggctgtttttgttagagagaagaaggttaagaggtgacttaatagcgacatacaagatgatcagaggattagataggatggacagtgagagcctttttcctcggatggtgatggctagcatgaggggcatagctttaaactgagggatgataaatataggacagatgtcagaggtaggttctttactcagagagtagtaagagtgtggaatgccctgcttgcaactgtagtagattcgccaactttaaggacatgtatatggtcactggataaacatatggatgataatggaatagtgtaggttagatgggcttcagattggtttcacaggtcagtgcaacattgaaggctgaagggcctgtaatgttctatgttctacataatTCACTATTGATGAGCATCTCATCTGATCAGATCTGTTGAATTTGAATCCAAAAGATTCATACAATTTGTCAAAAGAAAGTTGCAGATGTAAGAGAAGAGCTGTTTCAAGTGTTAGAAAAAAATAGCAAATGCATCCTTAGTTACAGCTTGTTTTGCAAATAACCATAAGTGGCTTCATAAATAAGGCTGAAACTTTTGCTTTAAACTCTAAAAataaccaacgtagtgtacaaaatcccatgcaaggactgcacaaaacactacataggacaaacaggaagacagctaacaacccgcatccacgaacaccaactagccacgaaacgacacgaccagctatccttagtaccacacacacagacgacaaacaacatgaatttgactgggacaacactactattatagcgcaagccaaacagagaacagccagggaattcctcgaggcatggcactcatccactgattccagcaacaaacacattgacctagacccaatatatcggccactgcagcggacagcaactgacaaccggaagcggcagagacaagccactataaatgccgaaggaaacatgacagaagcgcttcacaggaggctcccaagcactgaggatgtcacctagaaaggggatgaaacgtttgcaacaaaaactcccagcttggcgaacagaaccacaacaataataaAAGTCCAGTTGATAACAGACAACACAAAACATAGTTTATATTCTACAAAAGTAGAGAGACTCAAAGTATACATCCTGATCATTGCAGAAAACTGGTAGaatctattttaaaaagaaacaatgatACGAACTAGTATACATAGTAATTGGGAGAAATTGTCTCTGAGGGTCTTCATTAAAGCAACTTCATAATAAATCTCTGAGACAAAAGAGTTTATAACTGATATTATAACTGAGAATGACAGAATCGATTGACAACTGCAGCATTGCAATTCAAATCAGTGACTTTTGATATGTAATCTTGTACCCAAGGACATTGTTGTTAACTATATATTAGAAAATTCAAATCTATAACTCTACAACAGATTAAAGCACAGTTATATTCTAATTTTAATCATTCATACCCTATCTGCACTTTGATTTTCTATAATTTCTACCAGTCATTCTTAGTACATACTTGGTGTGCAATGAACAAACTATATTTATTTTCTATTATTGGGGTTCATCATCCAAATCTCAGTCAGTGTTGGCAACACCTGAAACAAAAGGCAACTGTAAGCAATACAATTACAAATCACAAAACCAGAATAAACAATCAATTAATGATCTCACCTTTATTTGAGCTATTTGAAGGCACCCAATCGGTTTCCTTTAGAGTTCTGAACTGAACACGCTTGCTTGCCCGACTTTCCCCATTCAGACCAACTGACTGAACTTGAATCACATATTCTGTGTCTTCCTCCAAATCCCACAGCACACAAGCTCGATTTGTTGTATTCACCTCACGGATAGATCTTTGCATCTGACCATCTTTCCTCTGCATCAAACAGTAAATTGAAAAAGGAGTTGATGCTAAGTATATGATTCTGATTAAAGTTCAGCTCAGACTTCATGAACTGCCTGTATGGTCACCTCATCAGTATATAGTTCATGAAAACAATTGCAATTCCATAGCAAGATCTGCCAAATCATGTCCTGATCATTATCTCCTCTACAAGGAAAAggtttgattttataaactctttcGAGACGTCAAACCTTAATTGAAGTCCAAGCATGAGTGTTGCATCTACTAATTAATTGCAAATCAATCTGTTTCTAATTTTCATTGTTTGagaaatgagagaggaaagaaaggaggACCTACAAATTCAGGAGAATCAATTTGGAGTGCACGGAAGGCATACAGAGTACAATGGCAGTGTCTGAATGGCAAGGCTGGAAATAACACAAAATTCATCCTCAGCCCTCATTTTTACAAAGATGGAGAGCTACGGATAACTCGAGGCAAATTGCCCAGTACAGTGTGCTTAATAATTTGATACTGTTAACAACAGCCctcaggcaggtgaggaaggacaaATGTATGTCAGGCAGAAGTGGAGTTAGATTGTTTGTGATGGAGCAACTGATAGCTGGCAAGGCTGTCTTCCATGTTCTGTTAAAATGAGTTTAAGAGCAGCACTCCTGCTGCTCTGGTTCCTCTTTCAGGCAAGTACCTTTTAGAAACTTTGCTTTGTTGTggcttttttttattggtaactgttgcctcacagcaaaCTGATCTTTCCAGGGAGTTTAAATAAGCATTAGGTTTGTTATTTGCAAATGCAAAGATCCTAACCTCTATTAGAAGGGGTTAAGAGATTTAAGTAAGGTGAATGCATTTTAAGCATACCACACGAGCTCACTGCCTTCTCATAGAGTTGAATGTCATGACTTCTTAGTGTCTCTTAAGGTTCTTAGGGAACCAGTTAACATATTTCAGTCAAGTTCGCTCTGTGTAATTGGCAGCCCAATTTAAAATTCATTGCAGCAGTGCATCTTTCTCAGGGTGGAGAAATCTGGCAGTGAAATACAGGAGGGAGTTGCCAGCATATGAGTACTGTGCCCAGTATTCCTGCGAGCCAAAAAGAACAGGTGTGCCCTACAAGGAAGGCTCCACTGCAGGCCCCTCTTTTTTTCTACCCTGTCTAATTTACCCTTTCTAATTTACAGCTGCTAAggttcttcttcaaaatactcttATAAGCATCCCATCACTGCTTTTCTGTTTAGGCTAATGATTTGGACAATGGTCAGacaaaaacacaacaaaagaatGGTAGTAGGATGCTGAAACTTGATGCCACAAGGAATAGTTGATGCAAGTTGGGTGATGCATTTTACAGGAAGCTAGACAGACTAGAAGAAAAATATCAATAGAAGGATATGGTAATAGGGCTAGATGAAGGGCAAATGAGGCAGAGGAGACTTATGTGGGCTGTTTGAGCTGTAACAGCACATGAACTTTCTTTAAAAATCATTGTTCTTTTTTCAATAATGATGTTCCCCAAGTGCCTATGATAATTTCATCTGCTTCTCATGCCATTTGGAGGCATTCATTTTGACAGATGTGAAAACTACCTTCTGGAGGCGGTCATGACATTGGAAGAATGTTGCCTTTGTTTTGCAGCATGTGACTGATTCAGAATTATTAATGATGATGATTAAGAATGCAAGGGAAATTTTCTAGTTAGTGCAATGTCGGAGTTCCTGCTGGATGAGATTTTACTGCATCTATTTTCCAACTAAGACAACTAATAATTAGATTTCTAATCAACAGCAATGGAAAAGTGATGCCTCTGGGTTAACAGTTCAACATAAAAGAGattcaaataaataaaattattcaAAGAATGCGAGATTGCATGAATACACAAGGTTGGCTTTTTAATTCAATAATAAGTCTTGGGTCACTAAAAATGGGATAATGTTGAGTAAGAAGTTGTATTGGTGACAAGTTCAATTTTCAAGGCTACCTACAAAGCTTAACAACTTCTGCTTTCCCTCTCTCCCAAACATCCCATTAAAGTATTTATACCAACTGTGATTACAGTAATTATAATGCCTACTGAAAAATGATAGAAAGGACAGAGCTGGTTCATCTTAACAAACAAACATCAGGTCAAATTAATACCACCTACAGATAAAATTCTCACCTCACTCTTTAAAGTGATCTATACTTGAGCTAAAAGTCTAAATTAAAGTAATAACAAttagtgaaaaaaaatcaataaacaaTGCACATCTACAAAACCGAAACAAAATGGATAAGATTCACCATGATCATCTTGGTGCTGCATTGCAAGAGTTCATTAGAAACCAGCAACAGCAGGAAACTGAATTAGAACTGGTATGCAGCTGTGAGAGCATACTGGAGAACTGAAGTGCTGTACCGTGATGATGTACACAGCTGCTGTCACTGACAGTGTGGTGGAATGATGTTGGCTGGGGGTCAGATGATAAGGACATAGTTAAAAGGTAATTTTAAAAcccccatggtgacagaggcttGTGCTGCTTTCATGGCCATTTAAATTTAAAGATCTAACTCCATGCACAGGAAGGCCACCCACTCTAGAGGGCAGGCAGTCTAATGTAAATTGGAGTAATTTGAAGATTCTGTACTATTAACAGGGTGATATATCTTTTCTGGTAAAAATGTGGATCCAGGTCCATACAAGTCCTAGGGTTCTCTATGAGCTGAAGAGAGCCTGTTTCTGACACTTTGGGTCTTGCCTTCTGGGCTCCGTTCCAACCTGTACCAGTTTTTTGGGACCATCTGTGCTATCTAGCAGCAGCTCAACAAACCCAACTCCAATAATCTGGGCTCCGAACCACCAGCGATGATGTCATTCCCAGTGGCTTTTGGCAGTGACGGAGTAACAAACGAGGCCCAAGAATtaaaatctctctctcacctcataATCAAGGGGGCTAGGCAGTTTGCTCCACTTCAATCTCCATGttgtgttcaaagttaaaaataattgtTAAGTTTTAAATTCACTTGCATCAATCAAATTCAATCAATCAATTCCAAACTGTAAGAATTCTAATTTGAATTCATAATGcagaatctgtttttttttcattatgaATGGAGCTGGGAAGTGGGGCCATAGGAGAGAAGCAGGTCAAGgtcaagggaggggagggaagtctGGTAGTGTGGTTGAAGGAGGGGAACAAGGCCAAGAGAAGGGGAGAAGGAACTTGGAGGGGGGTGGTGTTAGGAATCCTAAGGGAAGAGGTATCCCAGGGGAGAAGACAGGGCACAGGTAAGGGGAGAGGGGCTGGAAGAAGAGACCACAATAGGGGTAGATGAAGACAACATAACTgatcttctgaatcctttcctttTTAGAGAAATGGTGAAATGATCTCAAAAAATTACAGTGTACCAAGACTGTTGTGTTTTGAACAGCTTTCATTGTAGGGAGAAGAAGATAGAATTTTTATATCAGTATCGGTGGTCTAAAATAAAAATTGTTGTTATACTACCTAATATGGGAGATAGAACATTGTTCTTGTCCATTAACCATTCCAAATCCTTGGGCATTTAGCAGCAAAAATTCCACAACTAGAAGTCTCCTCAACTTCTGGAACAAGACATTTATTAACTTCTGGGAGTCAATTCAATTTTTCTGATATTGATTACAATGAAAACTAGCAGTTGCTGAACAAAACTGCATCGAACAGCAGTCTGCTGAGATTTCATAAACTGCAGCTAAGAATTGAAATGATTTTGTGAAGCATTACCAATTGTGAAATGGCATAACCAATGATAATATCTCCTTCAGGTACATCCCAGGACACAGTGGCAGAGTTGGCCTTCAGGTGACTGACAGTGACATTGACAGGAGCAGGTGGTCTATCCGCTGAAAAACACAAATCAATGGTTGACATTAGAGTCATTGTCCCTTGCAATTACCAACACTCCTGATAAATATTTA
Above is a genomic segment from Hemiscyllium ocellatum isolate sHemOce1 chromosome 3, sHemOce1.pat.X.cur, whole genome shotgun sequence containing:
- the fndc4a gene encoding fibronectin type III domain-containing protein 5, coding for VGCVCFSADRPPAPVNVTVSHLKANSATVSWDVPEGDIIIGYAISQLRKDGQMQRSIREVNTTNRACVLWDLEEDTEYVIQVQSVGLNGESRASKRVQFRTLKETDWVPSNSSNKDDPTVQEMNLPLQTGEMIIIVTVLIMWAAVIALFCRQYDIIKDNDSSNNKEKAKPSSEHSTPEHPTGGLLRSKFQNNTPSINIIEV